A window of Mycolicibacterium madagascariense genomic DNA:
CCTTCGTCGCGCGCGCTGGCGATCTGCGACTCGACGGTCTGCTCGTTGGTGGTGACCTTGTAGTCGGCGAAGGTGACCTCGGGCTTGAGCGCATCGCGCGCGTAGTAGTGGAAGCCGTGCTCCTGGGCCTTGACGATGGTGCCCGACACGGGGTCGACCCAGAACGTGCGCTGGGCGGCGTAGTACCTCGTCATCGTGATCTGCTCGTCGGGGTCACCGGGCAGCCCCCACAGCGAGGCGCGCGCGGTCACCGTGGCGTCGGCGTCGTCGCCGTAGAGCGAGGCGTACTTCACCGGCTCCACCAGCTTGCCGTCGGCGTCGTAGCCGACGTTCTGGGTGAAGCGGAACGTACTCAGCCCGTTCACGTCCTCCTCGCCGTCGTAGTTGGCGTCGAACGCCTTCTGCGCGATCGGGTCGAAGTACGGGTAGGTCTTCTTCTCGGTGTCGAACGGAAAGCGGTACGCCAGCCCGTCGTGCGGCAGGGCGACGTTGGTGGGCGGCTGGGTGTCGCCGATGGCGCGCGGCTTCTGCACCGAGCCGCCCGGGTTGGTGTCGCTGGATACGGCGAGCGCGGTCTTGCGATCGAGCGTCACGGTGTCGACGAGGGCCAACAGCAAACCGTTGTCCTGCTGCTTGTCGGTGCGCCGCACCGTGTTGCCGACCTGCAGGGTGACGACGTCGGCGTTCGACGGCGACTCGACACTGATCTGCTGCTGCGACGTCACCGGCACGTTCTTGTCGACGACGAACTTCTGGCTATTGAGCGACGCGGGATCGAACACCGTGCCTGTGCCATCACTGACCAGTGTGGTGTCGATGTCGAGCGGGATCTTGGCGATCTTGCCCTTGGTGTAGGTCGACAGCAGAAGTGCTGCGATCAGCAGGGCGGCACCGAGGCCCATGAGCCCGCACGCCGCGATACGCAGCGCCACAGCGCGGTTCAAACGTGCCTCCTTCTCGTCACGAGACGTGTCCACCTGTGCCGCCAGCTGCCCGTACGGGACCCGAGGCAAACCGTGTCGACCCTAACAGCACGCCACGAGGGCGGCGCTTGGTA
This region includes:
- a CDS encoding DUF3068 domain-containing protein translates to MNRAVALRIAACGLMGLGAALLIAALLLSTYTKGKIAKIPLDIDTTLVSDGTGTVFDPASLNSQKFVVDKNVPVTSQQQISVESPSNADVVTLQVGNTVRRTDKQQDNGLLLALVDTVTLDRKTALAVSSDTNPGGSVQKPRAIGDTQPPTNVALPHDGLAYRFPFDTEKKTYPYFDPIAQKAFDANYDGEEDVNGLSTFRFTQNVGYDADGKLVEPVKYASLYGDDADATVTARASLWGLPGDPDEQITMTRYYAAQRTFWVDPVSGTIVKAQEHGFHYYARDALKPEVTFADYKVTTNEQTVESQIASARDEGDVVSLWGRVLPITFTAVGLLALVGGILLGSFTLRAESALIDPGLDDTTGHGFFGRRPTDTGPMPAAEAATEKIPTQRPSDLPPDRPA